TTGATCAGTATGGATTGGGTTATAGAACTACAGTAGATGATTTCCAGGTATTCTTATATGCAATGAATGGTAAAATTCTTGATTATGCTGGAAATGGAAAATGGAAAATTGTTCTCGACAAAGATTTAACAATAAAAACTTTAGAATATATGCATAAATTAAAATCAGATGAAGTTGCATTTGTTCAGGGTGGATACTTAAATGATCCATTTGGAAATGGACAAATTGCAATGTATATGGGAACAATTGCAGGAAAACCATATGTAGAAAAATCAATTAAAGGAAAATATGAATGGTCATGGGCTCCATTACCTTCAGTAGATGGTGTTCCACATTCACCAATTGCTGGTACTGATTTAATTATGTTTGCTTGGGCATCACCAGCACAAAAGCAGGCAGCATGGATGTTCATGAACTTCTTATTAACAAAAGTAAATCAGGCATATTGGGCAGTAAATACAGGATATGTACCTGTTAGAAAAGACGTAGTTGAAACAGCACAATGGAAAGCATATGTTGCAAATGATGATAAACCGGCAATTGCATTAGATTCATTAAAAACAGCTGTTCCTGATCCAAAACCAGCAGCATGGTATGATATAAGAAAAGCATTAGGAACTATAACAGCTGATTTCTTATACGATAAAATAACAGCAGAAGAAGCATATAATAGAATGGTTAATGAAATGAAAAATCTCTTAATGGAAAATGAAGAATATTCAAAATAATTAAAATTTTAAGGGTGGGTGATTTAAAATCGCCCACCTTTTTTATACACAAATGTGCTTTACAAAAAATTAACCTTTTTATTATATCAATGATTTGACAATAAGGTAAAATGATGATATAATTC
This is a stretch of genomic DNA from Marinitoga piezophila KA3. It encodes these proteins:
- a CDS encoding ABC transporter substrate-binding protein, which produces MKKLLLVLLVLSLMVFSFGEKIKVEFWHAMGGGHGKALEELVAAFNRENPEIEVVPVYVGNYGALSRKLLSTVVAYNEGTRDNLPVLAQAYSNWTSKYLQSEGIVEPLNKFIYGDPEFKNVWDNQIYDVFKKLCTWGDKIYSIPFNKSVYTTYYNVDIFDLYGVEPPKTLDELSEVAKELTDDIDGDGQIDQYGLGYRTTVDDFQVFLYAMNGKILDYAGNGKWKIVLDKDLTIKTLEYMHKLKSDEVAFVQGGYLNDPFGNGQIAMYMGTIAGKPYVEKSIKGKYEWSWAPLPSVDGVPHSPIAGTDLIMFAWASPAQKQAAWMFMNFLLTKVNQAYWAVNTGYVPVRKDVVETAQWKAYVANDDKPAIALDSLKTAVPDPKPAAWYDIRKALGTITADFLYDKITAEEAYNRMVNEMKNLLMENEEYSK